TGTATTTCTTTTTCGTTTTCTGCATGGCAGCAAAGGCGGTTTCGGCAGACCGGCAGTTCAGCGTGGTCACAAAGCGCACGGTATCGGTTTTCTCCGGGTCAGCGGTGTAGACGATCCGCTCGTCCAGCTCGGTCTTTTCCCCATTGACGGCATACTTTACGCGGTCGTCCAGCCTTGCGCGGATGGCGAATACCTTGGTGTATGCCATGTCACAGCCGTTCCGCGATGTTCCAGATCGTTTCCTGCGCCGCCGTGATCGCGGCGATGTCCTCACCGCTGGCAAAGCCGCGGGCGTTGACTGTGCGGGCGATCTGATTGATGTTGTTGCCGATGGCGGCAAGCTGGCGGCGAATTTCAGCGTATTCGTTGGGTGGCCTTGGCCGCATTTTTTCACCGGCGATCAATGCCCGAAGATAGACCTCCGTAGGGAAACCGGAAATTGCCACCTGCTCCTTTAGGTGCCGGTGTTCCGTTTCGTTCAATCGGAGAAGAATAGAGATAGATCGTTTTCTGATAACAGATTCCTCCTTGAAATAGGGTGGGGTCTTAGGGGGCTTGCTCCCCTAACAAGCGCATTTGGATAGCCAAATGCTATGCTTGCGACTGCAAAGCAGCCGCAGGCCGCTTGCAGTCCTAAACCAGCCGAAAAACAAAATCAGCGCGCCTCACCGCCACGGGTCTTTACCCTGCCGCTGATTCCTTTCACCATCTGGAGCTGGTCGTTGTAGTCCTTTCCGCGCCGTGGTGGGTTGTCGATGACTTCGTAGCCAGCTAACGCTTGCTTAATTGCTGCCGACGCCGCCCGCCCCGGTTCATCGTTGTCCAGGCACAGCACGATCCGTTTCACGCCAGGATTGTCCTTTAGGTATTGCTCCAGTGCCGCGGGGAATCGGATCGAGCCATCCTTCCGCGGCTGATAGATGCCGGAGAGGGACAGCGTATTGGCGGCGCGCCAATCCTGCCCCCGCAGCTTCAGTAGCGTTAGGTACGAAAGGGCGTCGATGGCGGATTCAAACACGCAGAGGGTTTTGCCACCGGCGCGGAGGGGAACGGCAAAGGAAAACCGCTTATCACTGCCGGGGACTTCACCGGCAAAGGTGGTATCCGAAAGAGTTCCGCGCAGCGCACCATAGGCAGGCTTTCCATGTTCATAACCCACGAATACGCAGTTGTGACGCTCGGCATCCTCGTAAAGCTGCCCGTGCTTGATGCAGTGGTTGATGATCTCCGCGTCAACGCCCCGGCTCCGCAGATATGCAAAAACACGCCGGGTGTCGGCGTGTTTGGGTGGCAGGGTAAATTCAGTTTTCAGAAGCGGTGCAGTACGCATTGGCGTGGGCGGCACACGGGGCAATTCTCCAAGGATGCGCTGAACGGCATCCAGAAAGGAAAGTCCCTCCACGCGGGTCAAATAGTCCAGCGCATTCGTGCCGCCGATGTTCCGCGACCACCAGCACCATTTTCCGTTGGAGATTTTCAGTGAATCATGTGTGCGGGTGGCATAGGTATCTCCGCCGATATGCACCAGCTCCTCCGGATCAAAGCGGTGCAGGTAGGTCAGCAGGTCCATCTCGCGGGCGGCGGCGATCTGGTCTTTTGATAGATAGGGCACAGTGTTCATCTTCTGGAGACATGAAAAAAGCGCAAGCATTTCTGCCTGCGCTTTAGACTTATTAAGTTCCATTTCTGAGTATTTCAAGATATGCTTCATAAGAAAACACACGATTTCGTGCTGCATTTGTCGTTTCACGCAGGATACCCAACTCCACAAGCGTCTTTACCGCGGTAGAAGTCGTGTTATAGCTGATTTTAAGAGTCTCTGATGTGTGCTTAATATCAATGATAGGATGCTTTTCAAGGTAATCGAACAGCATACGCAGATTATCCTTTTTCCGCTTTGGCTTTGGCAACAAAGCGATATTCTTTTCATGCAGTTTTGAGAGCTTTTCTATAGATTCCACGGCATCTGAGGCTGCGGAATCTACTGCCTCCAAGAAGAATTTTACCCATTGCTCGTAGTTCCCGCTTCTGCGTACCTCGCTGATTCGGTCATAGTATTCCACCTGATTCTTTTTCAGAAAGTAGGACACATAGATAACTGGTTCCTTCAGTAATCCCTGTTCCATCAGATAAAGCAAAATCAGCAATCTGCCGATTCGTCCATTGCCATCCAAAAACGGGTGAATCGTTTCAAATTGATAGTGGATCAAGGCAGCCCGTACCAGAGGATCATAGTCCTGATTTTCGTTGATATACTTTTCCAGATCCGACATAGCAGTCACCATATCTTCCGGATTTGGCGGAATATATCGCGCATCCTTCAAGCCGCAACCGGCAGGGCCAATCCAGTTCTGTGAGCGTCGAAATTCTCCGGGGTTCTTTTCCTGCCCACGGACGCCTTCCAACAAAATAGCATGAGCTTCACGGAAAAGACGGTTACAAATAGGAAGTTCATGAAGCCTTGTAAGGGCATATTGAGCTGCCTTTACATAGTTCACGACATCTGCTGTATCCAAGTTTGCGTTGGTATCAAGCTCAGGGTCAAGGATGTCGTCCAAGGTACATTGTGTTCCTTCCATCTGCGAGGACATGAGCGCCTCTTTGCGGACATACATAGATATAAACAGCTCGGCGTTTGGAATCAATTGGGCAGAAACATCCAACTGCTTCAAACTGCGGCTTGCCTTGACCAGAATTTGAAGCAAATCCTCATCGAATTCAAGTCCCGGAACTGGTGGAAGTGGATTAGGACAAAATGACTGATATGAAGTATCTCCCGGCATATTATTGACAAATTTACCTGCCCGGTTCATCTGTTCATGCGCCTCCTTTTGAAAGAAGTTGAAATATACTCTCTACTATACCTGCTTTATTTCAAAAAGACAATCACTTTTTGAAATAAAGTCATTTGTTCCTTTGCCTTATTTCAAAAACGATTTTACCTCTCCGGCGCGTCCTTTTTCACCGCCTTTCGCTCCACGCTGCGCTCCGGCTTAGCCAGTTCTTCCATTGCCGCATTGATCACGCAGGAGTGATTGTCCACCGCGTAAACGTCTGTGTGCCCGCCCATCTGCTTTTGGAGCGCCGCAAAGCGGCCTGCGGCCTGACGCGCCGGTGGGTAGAATCGCTCATCTCCCGTGCGCTGCCGCATGGTGCAGGCCAGTACGAACATACAGCGGCCCTTGCCGTAGGTGTTTGTCCACTCCTTCAAAAAAGCAGACAGCTTTCCATCGTTGTAGGCGTTGGTTGCGTCCTTCTCAAAGGCTCCCGCACAGGTCAGCGTCCGATCCCTGCTGGCCATCCACTCAAAGACCTCTCCGCGAACCACGGCCTCAGAACGGGTATTAGGATATATGGGCTGTGCGGGATCTCGATATTCTTCTTCGACTCTTTTCCGCAGAATATCATCCGCACAGCACGCAATGCTGTCACGAAAGGCATCCATCTCATCCGTATCGCGGGAGAGCCAGTCCGTATAAAGCTGTGACAGGGGATGCTCAAACTCAGTCAGCACCGCAAGCTGCCGTTCGGAGAGGCTTGTTTCATCCTCAAAAAGCATCAGCAGATTATCACGGCAAGCGATCTCGTAGGCGTGAGAAATGATCTCATCAGGCGACTGCGTTTTCATCTCTGCAAGAAACGCCTCGTTTTCCTGCGACATTTTTTCGTATAATTTGGTTTCCAATTCGTCTTTTGTAGGCATGATGTTCTCCTTATAACTCAATAATACGGAAATCGCTCTCTTTTTCCATGATCTCGCTGCTCAATAATATCAATGGCATATCCGAGGCTGCCAGCCGTCTCAGCTTGCTAATGGAAAGCGGAGTTGGTGCTTCAAACAGGGCCACAATGCAGGCCCACAGGTCAACAACATGACAAAGGCAAACGATACGTTCCGAAGAAAAGGACTCTGCTGCTTCGGGCAGCATCGTGCGTAATTCTTTCATGAGGCTTTCCTGCTCTTTTAGCATCTGCTGATGTATCTGGCGTTCTAACCGTTCTTTTTCCTGCTTTCTTTCTAACCGTTTCATTGTAAACGATCCTCCATTTCAAAAATTATCTCGCCAGCCCCGCCCGCATCCGGTGGGCGTAATTGGCGACGCTGTATCGTTTCATATAGGCGTTTTCGCTTGGAGCCGGACTGTCAAAGTCCAGCCCCTCCATGCGGGGATCATCGGTGCCGTCCAGTACCTCCTCCACCGGAATGACGCGGAGCCTGCCGGAGCATTTCAGCTCTCCGCCGAATACCCCAGCGGCACAGTGAAAGCCGCGGTCACCGCACACCCAAAGCAGCTTCTTCCCGGCAGGAATATCGCCAAAGGGCTGCTTCAAAACAATAACGGAATGTGGTTCCGCACCGGCTACCTCATAGTAGCCGGACTGCTCCGCCTTTTCGTATGCCTGGATCAATTTCTTGAATTTGTGCTGCGGCTCGATATAGAACCAGCTTTCCTGATAACCCATAATTTCCTCCAATTTCTATTGGTTTTACCGCTCCAGTTGCGGTCTGCGGCGCTCCGGCGGCCTTTGGTCCTCGTCCGGCTCGGCGTCTACGATCTCCGGCTCCTTGTGGTCTAAATTCAGCAGGGTGTTCAATTCCTCCAGCCGTGCCGTTTTGGTGTTCAGCTCCGTCTCGCGGGGAAACGGCTTTTGTACCTCTGCCTTTGCGGTTTCCAACTGCGTTTGCAGATTGGAAAGCTGCTCCCGGCAAGCCTGCTCCTTGATGGGCAGTCCCTCCAGTGCATTGTCCATGCGCTGTAAATTGCCGAACACATCGGTTCCCAGCGTAACGGTATGGCGGAGCTGCCCGATCATGGTTAGGTGGTATTCCCGCGCGAAGGTATCGAACGCCAGCTCCAGCGTCAGGCCGCGATAACTGCCGACCTGTGTCGCCTCCGGGGAGAGCATATTCTGGCATAGGGTCAGCAGCGCCGCGCCCGCCTCCTTCTTGTCGGCATGGGTGACGCCCGCCAGTGTAAGCGGAGAGAAGCCGTCCCCATTGGGATGGGTATTCTCCTTGACGGCGGCAATATCCGCGCCATACCCGGCGATCCGTGCCTGCGTTTCCGCGATTTGCTTCGGAAAACCCTTGCTGATGGCGTCCTCCAGCGCGTATTTCTGAGAAAGATGGTTGGCTTTCAGCAGCTTCAGCTTGGACACCTCAATGTCCAAGTCCATTTTTTCTTTAATCATGGGGTTGCCGCTGGCCAGCGCCTTGATCTCGGCATAAGAAAGCGCCTGTTCGTCTACATCT
This window of the Dysosmobacter acutus genome carries:
- a CDS encoding plasmid mobilization protein, with amino-acid sequence MRKRSISILLRLNETEHRHLKEQVAISGFPTEVYLRALIAGEKMRPRPPNEYAEIRRQLAAIGNNINQIARTVNARGFASGEDIAAITAAQETIWNIAERL
- a CDS encoding DUF3991 and TOPRIM domain-containing protein; its protein translation is MNTVPYLSKDQIAAAREMDLLTYLHRFDPEELVHIGGDTYATRTHDSLKISNGKWCWWSRNIGGTNALDYLTRVEGLSFLDAVQRILGELPRVPPTPMRTAPLLKTEFTLPPKHADTRRVFAYLRSRGVDAEIINHCIKHGQLYEDAERHNCVFVGYEHGKPAYGALRGTLSDTTFAGEVPGSDKRFSFAVPLRAGGKTLCVFESAIDALSYLTLLKLRGQDWRAANTLSLSGIYQPRKDGSIRFPAALEQYLKDNPGVKRIVLCLDNDEPGRAASAAIKQALAGYEVIDNPPRRGKDYNDQLQMVKGISGRVKTRGGEAR
- a CDS encoding Fic family protein, with the protein product MNRAGKFVNNMPGDTSYQSFCPNPLPPVPGLEFDEDLLQILVKASRSLKQLDVSAQLIPNAELFISMYVRKEALMSSQMEGTQCTLDDILDPELDTNANLDTADVVNYVKAAQYALTRLHELPICNRLFREAHAILLEGVRGQEKNPGEFRRSQNWIGPAGCGLKDARYIPPNPEDMVTAMSDLEKYINENQDYDPLVRAALIHYQFETIHPFLDGNGRIGRLLILLYLMEQGLLKEPVIYVSYFLKKNQVEYYDRISEVRRSGNYEQWVKFFLEAVDSAASDAVESIEKLSKLHEKNIALLPKPKRKKDNLRMLFDYLEKHPIIDIKHTSETLKISYNTTSTAVKTLVELGILRETTNAARNRVFSYEAYLEILRNGT
- a CDS encoding DUF3848 domain-containing protein, with the translated sequence MPTKDELETKLYEKMSQENEAFLAEMKTQSPDEIISHAYEIACRDNLLMLFEDETSLSERQLAVLTEFEHPLSQLYTDWLSRDTDEMDAFRDSIACCADDILRKRVEEEYRDPAQPIYPNTRSEAVVRGEVFEWMASRDRTLTCAGAFEKDATNAYNDGKLSAFLKEWTNTYGKGRCMFVLACTMRQRTGDERFYPPARQAAGRFAALQKQMGGHTDVYAVDNHSCVINAAMEELAKPERSVERKAVKKDAPER